A window of the Podospora bellae-mahoneyi strain CBS 112042 chromosome 6, whole genome shotgun sequence genome harbors these coding sequences:
- a CDS encoding hypothetical protein (EggNog:ENOG503P1E8; COG:K), with product MATQIGLLSPPRDPSLDGPVNGKQRRKTLSRNFTAWALFHFHVIHVYILFEPPLIKKPPDVPLPDPATNPEWYDQIWLKYPGDTKLHTTHFPYQFQAQCQVRVIMNDLWMERFGSSRQSSPEGGTTMLPSTQLEQTNEFYAQLKAWLDFLPDPLTPPRIVFPSQILLHSNYQNNLANLYESIAPTSSNVEMINTIKQAASCNFETLLRFYYLRHGFSYGDQFLVQPLNTLGFWSLSKVHAIVSQNHEIHEENNSELKATQSTLLLAAKGLYEQSASFYLDRLPLQLLRSKMRPQERNLLESEVLFYDRDYAGHHLPGNQHDKRIKSEENNKKEDGQAGSQTVSDRAGDNKDQGSTGKEPIRK from the exons ATGGCGACCCAAATTGGGCTgttatcaccaccaagagaCCCCTCTCTGGACGGCCCCGTGAACGGAAAGCAGAGAAGAAAGACATTGTCGAGGAACTTCACTGCTTGGGCATTGTTCCATTTCCATGTGATTCATGTTTATATTCTGTTTGAACCACCTCTCATCAAAAAGCCCCCCGATGTTCCGCTCCCTGATCCTGCAACCAATCCGGAATGGTATGACCAGATTTGGTTGAAGTATCCAGGAGACACCAAACTACACACAACACATTTTCCTTACCAGTTCCAGGCTCAGTGCCAAGTTCGCGTCATCATGAACGACCTGTGGATGGAGCGGTTTGGCTCGTCCCGACAGAGTTCGCCTGAGGGAGGTACCACCATGCTTCCGTCAACCCAGCTGGAGCAAACCAACGAGTTCTACGCTCAACTTAAGGCGTGGTTGGATTTCTTGCCTGACCCTCTAACCCCCCCGAGGATTGTTTTTCCAAGCCAGATTCTCCTGCA CTCAAACTACCAAAATAACCTTGCCAATCTTTACGAGTCTATCGCACCGACGTCCTCCAATGTAGAGATGATAAACACCATCAAGCAAGCCGCTTCCTGCAACTTTGAAACTTTACTCCGCTTCTATTACCTACGCCACGGCTTTAGCTACGGAGACCAGTTTCTTGTCCAGCCATTAAACACTCTTGGCTTTTGGTCCCTGAGCAAGGTCCATGCCATTGTCTCCCAGAATCATGAGATACACGAAGAGAACAATAGCGAGCTGAAAGCAACCCAATCCACGCTCCTGCTGGCAGCCAAAGGCCTCTATGAGCAATCGGCTTCATTTTATCTCGAtcgcctcccccttcaactaCTCCGCTCCAAGATGCGACCACAGGAAAGAAATTTGCTTGAGAGCGAGGTACTCTTTTACGACCGTGATTACGCgggccatcatcttccaggCAATCAGCACGACAAAAGAATCAAAAGCgaagaaaacaacaaaaaggaAGACGGCCAGGCCGGTTCCCAAACTGTTAGCGATCGGGCTGGCGATAACAAGGATCAAGGATCGACCGGGAAAGAACCAATTCGGAAGTGA
- a CDS encoding hypothetical protein (EggNog:ENOG503P1E8; COG:K), whose protein sequence is MTDVLMRRLIAAWLSAEYQWIVVLQKDCFLQDMAHGPGHRGCCSSLLVNAVLANASYWCSHNLAYQFMAQAKRLWKLESDTPRLTTIQAAMLMNVNTNMNAMDEIGFNYTKRYEVTAWGILHTNL, encoded by the exons ATGACTGACGTATTGATGCGAAGGCTTATCGCGGCCTGGCTATCAGCAGAGTACCAATGGATAGTTGTCTTGCAGAAGGACTGTTTTCTCCAAGACATGGCGCATGGCCCCGGCCAccgtggctgctgctcctctcTTCTGGTCAACGCGGTCCTGGCCAATGCTAGC TATTGGTGTTCTCACAACCTTGCCTACCAGTTCATGGCTCAGGCCAAGAGACTGTGGAAACTAGAGAGCGACACTCCAAGATTAACCACGATTCAGGCTGCGATGTTGATGAACGTGAATACGAACATGAACGCCATGGACGAAATCGGGTTCAACTATACAAAGAGGTATGAAGTTACAGCCTGGGGCATACTGCATACTAATTTATAA
- a CDS encoding hypothetical protein (EggNog:ENOG503P1E8; COG:K), whose product MVHRSAATEKVSPSNSPGNPPAATSGSKSRAGANAEPEAVSTLRWLLPHPARQRAQDPRLRYRVAGGHTPRLLVKPAESEKPRNETHSQALKRKFGELEARAAVYVELYELLRDRSDIESAEIFKRIRMGGPRKVFYAASKKGIYFYSCH is encoded by the exons ATGGTTCATAGGTCTGCTGCAACAGAAAAGGTGAGCCCATCCAACTCGCCGGGCAATCCTCCGGCTGCTACGAGTGGCTCCAAATCGAGGGCTGGAGCTAACGCGGAGCCAGAGGCGGTGTCAACACTTCGCTGGCTACTCCCACATCCCGCCCGCCAGCGCGCGCAGGATCCGAGATTGAGGTACCGCGTCGCAGGAGGACATACACCACGGCTGCTTGTGAAGCCTGCAGAAAGCGAAAAGCCAAG AAATGAGACGCATTCACAAGCTCTCAAGCGCAAGTTTGGCGAGCTTGAGGCGCGAGCCGCCGTCTATGTTGAGCTGTACGAGCTTCTTCGAGACAGATCCGACATTGAGTCTGCTGAAATTTTCAAGCGCATCCGGATGGGAGGTCCCCGGAAAGTATTCTACGCCGCATCAAAGAAGGGGATTTACTTCTACAGCTGTCACTGA
- a CDS encoding hypothetical protein (EggNog:ENOG503P1CK; COG:S) — MRSQILLALLPALGTEAIRIIHANDDGWAELYTRSFHDALVAAGHDTVLTAPAENKSGTASSDAEPSPRTTACQYDSCPANTNQPIGRNESSPRLNWVNSFPVTSMRYGIDTIAPPFWNGQAPELAVSGPNVGSNVYVQVHFSGTVGAAVFAAKERKVPAIAFSGLSSGTLAWNTTPAPTRSLVYAQVASKLVDAVVSSGKPYLPEDVFLNINLPKVEGKCTDPHNFKFVLSRINVGLFSAKDVYHCGTDRLPLEASVALSDDCLVSVSVGDANDKTTAPKEKQDIVLDKLRRLFTCLP, encoded by the exons ATGCGCTCCCAGATCCTCCTTGCTCTCCTGCCAGCACTCGGCACAGAGGCCATTCGCATCATCCATGCCAACGATGACGGCTGGGCAGAGCTCTATACACGGTCCTTCCACGACgctcttgttgctgccgGTCATGACACGGTGCTAACGGCACCGGCAGAAAACAAATCTGGAACGG CATCATCCGACGCGGAACCCAGTCCCCGCACCACAGCTTGCCAATACGACTCCTGCCCGgcaaacaccaaccagccCATCGGCCGCAATGAATCCTCGCCCCGTCTCAACTGGGTGAACTCGTTTCCTGTCACCTCGATGCGCTACGGCATCGACACCATCGCGCCTCCTTTCTGGAACGGCCAGGCCCCCGAGCTTGCTGTTTCAGGACCTAATGTCGGCAGCAACGTCTATGTCCAGGTGCATTTCTCCGGCACCGTTGGAGCAGCCGTCTTTGCTGCCAAGGAAAGAAAAGTGCCTGCCATTGCTTTTTCTGGTCTGTCGAGTGGCACGCTTGCCTGGAACACGACCCCCGCTCCGACTCGCAGTCTGGTGTATGCGCAGGTGGCCAGCAAGCTTGTCGATGCCGTGGTCAGCAGTGGCAAGCCTTATTTGCCCGAGGATGTTTTCCTCAATATCAACTTGCCCAAGGTCGAAGGAAAGTGCACTGATCCCCACAACTTCAAGTTTGTGCTCAGCCGGATCAATGTTGGCTTGTTCAGCGCCAAAGACGTGTATCATTGCGGGACGGATCGGTTGCCTTTGGAGGCCAGTGTGGCTCTTTCTGATGATTGCTTGGTGTCGGTGAGCGTGGGGGATGCCAATGACAAGACAACCGCGCCGAAGGAAAAGCAAGATATTGTGCTGGACAAGCTGAGGAGGCTTTTCACTTGCTTGCCATGA